AAGTGGGGCCGCCAGCTGAAAGCCAGTCTTGAGTCCAAGAACGGCGGCACACACGGCCTGTCTGGCGGCTTCGGTGTCGGCGCGCCGCCGCCTAGACAGAAGAGACGCGGCGACGTCGATTTGGAGGATGACTTGTACCTCGAGTGGCCCGAGGCGGTGCGCCAGGACAAGGTCCTCCGCACGCAGACGCTCGGCGGCCAATGTCCTGACCATAAGGAGGTTCAGTACATGATTGGCGTCTTCCAAGGAAGTGAGTCTCACTTCCCTTTCCCTGTTCTTCCAGTGTACTAACCACAGCTGCCCCCATTCAGAGGACCTCCACCTCACCCCCGTGACGAACCTCGTCCACCTCCGCCCCCAACTCCACCACGTCGACGCCGTAGCCCAACAAGAGCGCAACGCCTCCGCCGCAGCGGCCAAGGAATCCGCCGCGGCAGCAGGCGGGCCCGGGGGAGCAGGCGGCGCGGGCCCGCAATCGGCCGCCGCGCGCGCGATCCACATGACCATCAAGACGACTCAGGACGGCGCCACCGCAAAGAGCGAAACCATGGCCGACCGCCTCCGCTCCGTCCAGATGGAGAACTGGCGCAAGTTAAAGTACACGGACGAGGACAACGAGGCGGCCTGGGAGATTTACCAGGAGAGTCTCATCATGCGCGCTCCCGGAGAGAAGCCTGCGCCCCTAGCCGACGAAGAGGACgaggaaaagaagaagaaggccgcCATTGACGGggccgaggaggagaagcccGTGGTGGATCTGGCTGACAAGGTTGCGAGGTTGGAGACCAAATGGGGCGACGACGAGCTCTTGGAGGCTGTCAGCGGTATCAAGAAGCCAAAGCTCCCGACCAAGGCGGAAATGGAAGCTGAGGCGGCAGCTGTGGCCGCTGCTCAAGAGCAGGCGCGCAAGGTGAAGCCCAAGGCCCGGGGTGCTGTGGCCGCACGGCGTGGAGGCAAAGCAAGAGTTGCGCCTGCGCCTGCGCAAGCATCCTCAAGCATGGATCTCACATAAGGGACAGTCAGTCTACTCGACAGAGGATTCGATTTGCATAGCTCAGGCGTTACGGTGTTATAGAGAGGTCACTCAGAGAAGATGAGACTTTGCTTAAACTTCAAATGCAGATTTTCTTTTGCTCTAACTAGCAAGACTGGTCTCGACCCACTCCTGATACTCATATGGCGGCGCCATCTCATAGAGTCGTGTGCGTATTCTACACAAGATATGTTTGTGCATATTGCCACGGGACAAGCCATCGTCGCATGTTGAAGCCTCCATCAAACTGTAGTCCCAGTACTACAGCTCAGCAGCGGCCCCAAAGCCCTCAAAAAATCACGGGCCATGCGTCATAAGACCCTTTATATCCCAAGCATCCCAACGCGTTTCTTCAGTCAATTGTAATGCGCTCCAACCGCGAATGACGCAATGAACGCCGCGATTGCACGTTCTCTTCCACTAATACATCCCCTTACTGAAGCAATTCGACATCCAAACCAATGGAGTGCATGAAGAGGTTGACAGTGGCCAACCGAGTAGTTGCCATGGCGCCCGGGAGCGTCTTTGCGTGCGCGACGGTGTCGAGGACGCGGTCCTTGACAGCAAGGACCAGGCGTTGCTGCTGCTCAGGGTTGGCACTGACACCAACCGCAGCGAGGAGCTGCCAAACCACAACGTCTTCTCCCGTGTTGACGCTGCCGGGGAAGATGTGATGGAGGGTGGGCTCAAGCTTGTTGAAGAACATGTTGAAGGTTTGTTCCCTGCGAGATTGTTAGTAACTGTGAGTGCTGACTATATGTTGCTTGACTTACCACTCAGCCCACAGCTGAGGGCTACCTCCGCCACCTTGCTTCAGAAGCTCGGCTCGGCTCAGAATGAGAGTCAGCATTGAGCATCCAACCCGAGTCTTGGCAATGAGATCAATGTTCAACTTGGTGCTAATAAGACCAAGAACGCCCGTCACAATGTCCAACTCCGTCTCGTTGAAGTAAGCAAACAGGCTCGGCATGACGGCTGCCGAGAAAAGCTCAATGCTCTCACGCATAGCCGCATTGAGGCTGACTTCGCCGTCGGTGGTCTGTGCTCCATAAACCACATCAAGCTGGTCCAGGTGGATAATGATCATGGTCAAAATCGTGGTGCGCTGTTCGAAGCTGATGTGGCGGAAGACGCGGGGAATGGCCTTCTTTCCCTTGGGGAAGGATAGGAATGCAATGAAGGGGTGGAGGGTGGTAGCGCCAATAGGCTCATGAACCTTGAGATCATTCCAGAGCTGGGCATTGTAGGCTTGAGCCGTCTCCAACCACTCTTGGTGCTTAGCGTGGAACTCTTCGTCGTTTCCATTTGTGGGAGGAGGGGGAATGAAGCGGGCGTGGTCTTCCATCTTCATGATGGTGTTATAGACCTTCTCAATGTTTCGCAGGATGGCCTTGCGATCCAGACTGTTCGACTCGCCATGGCGCTTGCCGTTACCAGGACGGTTGGCATCTCCACTGCTGTCAGTTCGCTTGATGTTCAGGAGGGGCTTGGGCGTCTTTGCATTGCTGAAGGAAATCTTTCCGAGACTACCAGCGATGACCAGCTGGGGGTTCTTCGGCTTGTTCTTGGCAGCCTCGACAGCACGTTGAACTTGCTGCTCCATTCGCTGAACATGGTTTTCTGCCGCCCGTCCCTGTCTTCTCATGTTGCCCTGGCGGCTGCCGGTTTGGAAGAGGTAGGTTTGAGCAAAGTTGTTCAACGGCTGGTTGGGGTTCTGACGCTGGCCGCCACGGATTTGGCTAAGGACCTGGTAGTAGAAATCCTCAGTTAAGGAATCATCGTTGGTGTTGTCAATAGGGTTGCCAGTGGCCGAGACCAGTTGCTGCAGCT
This is a stretch of genomic DNA from Colletotrichum lupini chromosome 10, complete sequence. It encodes these proteins:
- a CDS encoding topoisomerase II-associated protein PAT1 codes for the protein MSFFGFDPTRPAGHNTAAPGFSQTHDPFAGLSRGDAEDDDAVEFDDTYDGLGDQLEESGDAFNDDTFGGGGPTTISNAPVGKDFDFFGQTAKVSDAIEEEQVRYSRQVPAAKPVPAPAPVQQHYQQAQHPQQYYYPQSQQAPRPVRTGYEKYKDAEPIPDLHVDASLWGMPSKKTAIPEPSPKPQAVPSASRKVMSLEEVEKAMREQATQRTPQPAFSESAPPPQGYPGPEYGYGRPEPAQQQSFHGVEHHQQRGGQPQQHPGHGHPVQILQRPQSITSKPTPPVQGTPSPLAQPPHSQAPPSQPTQILQNPNRLSGDAARLGAHGPQAHHQAHGHQGHRSQGSMGRVPSANQQQQQQHLAHLSEDEKAAYLDQETKRAKRNHKIWLLSKDNGLMTPQDKNFVTRIQLQQLVSATGNPIDNTNDDSLTEDFYYQVLSQIRGGQRQNPNQPLNNFAQTYLFQTGSRQGNMRRQGRAAENHVQRMEQQVQRAVEAAKNKPKNPQLVIAGSLGKISFSNAKTPKPLLNIKRTDSSGDANRPGNGKRHGESNSLDRKAILRNIEKVYNTIMKMEDHARFIPPPPTNGNDEEFHAKHQEWLETAQAYNAQLWNDLKVHEPIGATTLHPFIAFLSFPKGKKAIPRVFRHISFEQRTTILTMIIIHLDQLDVVYGAQTTDGEVSLNAAMRESIELFSAAVMPSLFAYFNETELDIVTGVLGLISTKLNIDLIAKTRVGCSMLTLILSRAELLKQGGGGSPQLWAEWEQTFNMFFNKLEPTLHHIFPGSVNTGEDVVVWQLLAAVGVSANPEQQQRLVLAVKDRVLDTVAHAKTLPGAMATTRLATVNLFMHSIGLDVELLQ
- a CDS encoding DNA-directed RNA polymerase III complex subunit Rpc37, which translates into the protein MTAPTATMEPEIDESFDPDPVVASYDVFFNPSLPQGRKLWVLQQPNRTDPRTTAPTEMRLKGRSGMVEVDVPLDYTQSYDKEKGMKWGRQLKASLESKNGGTHGLSGGFGVGAPPPRQKRRGDVDLEDDLYLEWPEAVRQDKVLRTQTLGGQCPDHKEVQYMIGVFQGKDLHLTPVTNLVHLRPQLHHVDAVAQQERNASAAAAKESAAAAGGPGGAGGAGPQSAAARAIHMTIKTTQDGATAKSETMADRLRSVQMENWRKLKYTDEDNEAAWEIYQESLIMRAPGEKPAPLADEEDEEKKKKAAIDGAEEEKPVVDLADKVARLETKWGDDELLEAVSGIKKPKLPTKAEMEAEAAAVAAAQEQARKVKPKARGAVAARRGGKARVAPAPAQASSSMDLT